One window from the genome of Leptospirillum ferriphilum encodes:
- a CDS encoding (deoxy)nucleoside triphosphate pyrophosphohydrolase has protein sequence MGDRKTEIRVACAVLVRGRQVLAALRGTGLHAGKWEFPGGKIEEGETPENALVRELHEELGVRLTVEHPLTTVRHRYGSGQEVVLYPFLIDPGDFSPVPVVHAAIRWVELKDLNNLDWLEADYPILEEVRRVLA, from the coding sequence GTGGGTGACCGGAAAACAGAGATCCGGGTTGCCTGTGCTGTTCTCGTGCGGGGGAGACAGGTTTTGGCGGCCCTGAGGGGAACTGGACTCCACGCGGGAAAGTGGGAGTTTCCCGGGGGGAAAATCGAGGAGGGGGAGACGCCGGAGAACGCGTTGGTCCGGGAACTCCACGAAGAACTGGGAGTCCGGTTGACCGTGGAACATCCCCTGACGACGGTTCGCCATCGATATGGATCCGGGCAGGAGGTCGTCCTTTATCCCTTTCTGATCGATCCGGGGGATTTTTCTCCCGTGCCGGTTGTCCATGCCGCCATTCGGTGGGTGGAACTGAAAGACCTGAACAATCTGGACTGGCTGGAAGCAGATTATCCGATTCTGGAAGAAGTGCGCCGTGTCCTCGCCTGA
- a CDS encoding DUF3427 domain-containing protein: MSSPEEEFLPPGLYERLVDRLLEKRVGELESAGLKVDRVSVGSAELPFLLSRYLEKRLLSGLRELSGESPDNLRIAFANQILSLLAALSPGESPPELFSPASMIVSVPPVFSGGPAVLEPPLTGLSESTLLTGAPDDPSLLSELDKEIRSADRIDILMSFIKWSGLRILRPALMEATSRGTVPVRVLTTTYLGATEIACLDFLSALPGTEVRISFDEHRTRLHAKAWLFERKSGFSTAYVGSSNISNPALTSGLEWNLKVTMEDQPGVLEKIRGTFETYWNEASTFVPYSSEKKADVQKILSRSRSRDDFSDTIPFDIRPYPFQEEVLDRLEAEREVHGSFRNLVVSATGTGKTVIAAFDFRRFREQKPDATFLFVAHRQEILEQSLKQFRHILEDRNFGELWVAGSRPVHGQHVFASIQSLDRAAVGRISPEQFDYVVIDEIHHGMAPTYRRLLETLKPRILLGLTATPERSDGLDVRRYFNDRMAADIRLGEAIDRNLLCPFHYFGVTDSVDYRNLRWERGQYDRRDLEHVLTGNDLRNRSVLRALREYCPDLSEVRGIGFCVGVRHAQEMSDLFNRAGIPSASLSADSSREVRDAVSAKISSGEWKFIFVVDLYNEGIDIPVVDTVLFLRPTESLTIFLQQLGRGLRQRRGKTHLTVLDFVGHMHEKFDCASRLSALSGQPSYRIRKEVEEGFPHLPAGCVIQLERVARDHVLENIRKSLSLRRGSWVEKVREMAGDLKRPPRLREFFQAFRPPLPALYRKGGQVFRGWKRFLVEAGVIPDFSDPDESILTRGIGRMVHLSAGRYPDLLRGMAGGEPVGELEARFPPRQFLMAHYALWGETPEKTGLGKVSETVQKLRKNPVLCDELQELLELARDLALFPVFKTARTEDIPLDVHGTYTRDEILAAAGLFGFDRRVEVREGVRFVPEAKLDLLFVTLDKSEKEYSPSTMYEDYALSDRLFHWQSQSTTNERSSTGQRYIHHQKTGHRIFLFLRKKKKTADRPFAVSEPYVFAGPVFYRSHQGSRPMTVIWELAFPLPAHLFRESARLGVRI, encoded by the coding sequence GTGTCCTCGCCTGAGGAAGAGTTCCTGCCACCTGGTCTCTACGAGCGTCTGGTCGACCGTCTTCTGGAAAAGCGGGTGGGAGAGCTCGAATCCGCGGGGCTCAAGGTCGACCGGGTTTCTGTCGGTTCGGCGGAGTTGCCCTTTCTCTTGTCCCGTTATCTGGAAAAACGGCTTCTTTCGGGACTTCGCGAATTGTCCGGGGAATCGCCGGACAATCTGCGCATCGCCTTTGCCAACCAGATTCTCTCACTTCTTGCGGCTCTCTCTCCCGGCGAGTCGCCCCCGGAACTTTTCTCCCCCGCGTCGATGATTGTGTCGGTGCCTCCGGTTTTTTCCGGCGGACCCGCCGTTTTGGAGCCTCCCCTGACCGGGCTGTCCGAAAGCACGCTGTTGACGGGCGCGCCGGATGATCCCTCTCTCTTGAGCGAGCTGGACAAAGAGATCCGGTCGGCGGACCGGATCGATATTCTCATGTCTTTCATCAAATGGAGCGGACTTCGGATTCTCCGGCCCGCGCTTATGGAGGCGACATCCCGGGGAACTGTTCCTGTTCGGGTTCTGACAACGACCTATCTGGGCGCCACCGAAATCGCCTGCCTGGATTTTTTGTCCGCTCTTCCGGGGACCGAGGTCCGGATCTCGTTCGACGAACACCGGACGCGTCTTCACGCCAAAGCCTGGCTCTTCGAACGAAAATCCGGATTTTCCACGGCGTATGTCGGATCGTCCAATATTTCCAATCCGGCTCTCACGTCCGGTCTCGAATGGAACCTGAAAGTGACGATGGAAGATCAGCCGGGGGTGCTGGAAAAAATCCGGGGAACCTTTGAGACCTACTGGAACGAAGCCTCCACCTTTGTTCCCTATTCTTCCGAAAAAAAGGCCGACGTCCAGAAAATTCTGTCCCGCAGCCGGAGTCGGGACGACTTTTCCGACACCATCCCTTTCGACATTCGCCCGTATCCGTTCCAGGAAGAAGTTCTGGACCGCCTGGAGGCGGAACGGGAGGTGCACGGATCCTTTCGGAACCTGGTTGTCAGTGCCACCGGGACGGGCAAGACCGTGATTGCCGCGTTCGATTTCCGGCGCTTTCGGGAGCAAAAACCCGATGCAACCTTTCTCTTCGTCGCGCATCGTCAGGAAATTCTCGAACAAAGCCTGAAGCAGTTCCGGCATATTCTGGAAGACCGGAATTTCGGAGAACTCTGGGTCGCCGGATCCCGGCCGGTCCATGGTCAACATGTTTTTGCATCCATCCAGAGCCTGGACCGGGCGGCGGTGGGGAGGATTTCTCCGGAGCAGTTCGACTATGTGGTGATCGACGAAATCCACCACGGAATGGCACCGACCTACCGCCGATTGCTCGAGACGCTCAAGCCCCGGATCCTTCTGGGGCTGACGGCGACCCCGGAGCGGAGCGATGGTCTCGATGTCCGAAGGTACTTCAATGACCGGATGGCAGCGGACATTCGTCTGGGAGAGGCAATTGACCGGAATCTCCTCTGTCCGTTCCATTATTTTGGCGTCACGGACAGTGTGGATTACCGGAATCTTCGATGGGAACGCGGGCAGTACGACAGGCGGGATCTCGAACATGTCCTGACCGGGAACGATCTCCGGAACAGGTCTGTCCTCCGGGCACTTCGGGAGTATTGTCCGGATCTTTCCGAGGTCCGGGGCATCGGATTTTGTGTCGGGGTGCGACACGCCCAAGAGATGAGCGACCTGTTCAATCGGGCGGGTATTCCTTCCGCCTCCCTCTCGGCCGATTCCTCCCGGGAAGTCCGGGATGCGGTTTCCGCGAAGATTTCTTCCGGAGAATGGAAGTTTATTTTCGTGGTGGACCTCTATAACGAAGGCATCGACATTCCGGTGGTCGACACGGTCCTTTTTCTCCGGCCGACGGAAAGTCTGACCATTTTTCTCCAGCAGCTGGGACGCGGCCTCCGGCAAAGAAGGGGAAAGACCCACCTCACCGTTCTCGACTTTGTCGGTCACATGCACGAAAAATTCGATTGTGCCTCCCGTCTGTCCGCGCTGTCGGGACAACCGTCGTACCGGATTCGAAAGGAGGTCGAGGAGGGGTTTCCCCATTTACCGGCGGGATGCGTGATCCAGCTTGAACGGGTGGCCCGTGACCATGTTCTGGAAAATATCCGGAAATCTCTTTCTCTTCGACGCGGGAGCTGGGTGGAGAAGGTCCGGGAAATGGCCGGGGATTTGAAGCGCCCTCCCCGGCTTCGGGAATTTTTCCAGGCGTTTCGTCCGCCGTTGCCCGCCCTTTACCGGAAGGGAGGGCAGGTTTTCCGGGGGTGGAAGAGATTTCTGGTGGAGGCAGGTGTCATCCCGGATTTTTCCGATCCGGATGAATCGATCCTGACGCGGGGTATCGGTCGCATGGTCCATCTGTCGGCCGGACGCTATCCGGATCTCCTGAGGGGGATGGCGGGAGGGGAGCCGGTCGGGGAGCTGGAAGCAAGGTTCCCCCCGAGACAGTTTCTGATGGCGCATTATGCCCTCTGGGGAGAAACACCGGAAAAAACGGGCCTGGGGAAAGTCTCTGAAACTGTTCAAAAACTTCGAAAGAATCCCGTTTTGTGCGACGAACTGCAGGAATTGCTGGAGCTTGCGAGAGATCTGGCCCTGTTTCCCGTTTTCAAGACAGCCCGGACGGAGGATATTCCGCTGGATGTCCACGGGACCTATACGCGGGACGAGATTCTGGCGGCCGCCGGACTGTTCGGGTTCGACCGGCGCGTCGAGGTTCGGGAGGGTGTCCGGTTTGTGCCGGAGGCAAAACTCGATCTCTTGTTCGTGACGCTCGACAAGTCCGAAAAAGAGTATTCTCCGTCCACCATGTATGAAGATTATGCCCTTTCGGACCGTCTCTTCCACTGGCAGTCCCAGAGCACGACCAATGAACGCTCTTCGACGGGACAGCGGTATATTCATCATCAAAAGACCGGTCACCGCATTTTTCTTTTTCTTCGCAAAAAGAAAAAAACGGCAGACCGTCCCTTCGCAGTGTCGGAGCCCTATGTTTTTGCCGGACCCGTTTTTTACCGCTCCCACCAGGGAAGCCGCCCGATGACCGTGATCTGGGAATTGGCATTCCCTCTTCCGGCGCATCTTTTTCGGGAGAGCGCGCGGCTGGGGGTCCGGATCTGA
- a CDS encoding CDGSH iron-sulfur domain-containing protein encodes MNRKILCLKDGPYEVRGPVRIEDADGNVTETEGMAHHLCRCGASQIKPFCDGSHETAGFVSE; translated from the coding sequence ATGAACCGTAAGATCCTGTGCCTGAAAGACGGTCCCTACGAAGTCCGGGGTCCGGTCCGGATTGAAGACGCCGACGGCAACGTGACGGAAACGGAAGGGATGGCCCACCACCTCTGCCGGTGCGGAGCTTCGCAGATCAAGCCCTTCTGCGACGGATCCCATGAAACCGCGGGTTTTGTGTCGGAATAG